ACGTCTTAGCAATGATCTGAAAAACTTAGCCTATATCAGCTATCAATAATACAACATAAAATGTATAGAGAACATATACCTGCTTACGCTTTTAGAACGTAAGTTTTAACAACATTAGGTGAAAATAATTCCAGTTCAGTAGACTGCAGATCGACCGCAATAATTATGCTGACGCCTACTTCTCCGTATGCTAACGGCTAATAAAGAGCAGGCTGCGGTCCTGAAGAACGGGTTTTAATCCCCGTAGATACACGGCACTGTTAGCTGGCTAATTAGGTAAGGATAGCTAGACCAGCTATAGCTACTCACCAGTGCAGTAAGTGTCGCGGGGTCCAGTTAACAAGCTACCACTACTGTACCAACGTTAATAGATGTGATATCGAAACACCATGTGATGTGgaataatatatataaaaatatatatatgtacgaGAATTTCAGTTACGGAAAAGCAAGAAAAAAATCGATCTGTATAAATGGCTATGTCTAACAACGTATCCTAGACTACATGATCCGTGAAAATTATATAGGCATTGTCACGGAATAAACGTCATTTCTTCTCTTAAAGAATTCCGTTGCGATTATAAAGCTTGATGAAGAAGGCGTATTACACTTATTCTATTTCTGACTAGCACGGAGATGTCGTGCGTTTTAATCCAATGCTATGCCCAAACTAGATAACCGTCGCTTTATTTAATGCTAGGCCACAGAATGACATGATTAGCGTAGTGCCTCAGTCGCAGAAAATTCGAAGGGATTGAGGTTCGACCAATACAACGCTTCAGAATTAGAATGATGCGGCAAAATAGCCAATCCCATTGCATGGTTTTTCATGATCCCGCCTGCCGGCGCATTGCTGCAGGGGGCGGTACCATAAACGGCTTTTTGGCCCAGAACTAGACCAATGAGAACGTGGTGCGACAGTTTGCATTCGATAGATTGACTCGATTTACAGCCAATGAGTAACGCATTTGACCAATTGACAGGTCTAGGGGCAAACAATAGACCTCGACCGGAAAAAGAGGTGGCACATAGATTTAAAGGGAATGCGGAGCATGCCCTCCCCCAACGCCCATCTGTTACAGGAGAGGAGGCAAATAACGAAGTGACGCGTAATATCTCAATTCGCTGTTTGGCTCTCTCGTTCCTACATAGGCCTATGTGTGCCAGGTTGAGGCCATACGAGGTAACTGTCTTTCATTATCTCTCCCGCTCAACATATAGAGACCACTTTTAAAGACCCCACGCACATATTTGCGTGTGAACTCACCTGCTTAGACAAATAGATGTTAGTGAAGGAAAGTGGGTGTTCTATGACGACAGTCTCTGTTTAGTCAATTCTCATCAAACAATAGCAATGCACAGtggtcatcaccatcatcatatCTCACTCCTCTCTGTCACCACTCAGCAATTATATACAGTTGAGCAGATCAGCTGTGTGGTCTCAATTAGGTTAGATATGAAAAGATCAGAGGAAATATGCCAGCTAATCAAACGCCAAAGCAAACActtagtgtgtgtaagtgtgtgattTGTTATGACAAAGCAAACAACATCTTTTGGTACAAAAGAGGTATTTTAATTAAAAAGAACGTAGTGTCAAAGAGTCAAAAGTGAGTGAGGAAAACTTGAGGTTTAACAgccatcctcttctctctctggtgcttgtCACAGGGGGTAACCACTCCACAGACTGGAAGTCACAAAACAAAACGTTAATCACATACCACTCTGTGAggtcaggatgtgtgtgtgtgtgtttccttccATACCACTGTTTGaggtcagaatgtgtgtgtgagtgtgtttccgTAACACTGTTTGAggttagaatgtgtgtgagtctctatgaggtgtgtgtttccatACCAGTGTGTGTAGTCAAGGTCTGTGTCTCTGGTGAGCATAAGCTCTTTGATCTcctctggagggtttaacccaTGAAGAgacgctctctcccacctctgcATGCGACTGATacctgaagagagggagggggaagagagagagaaatggtgaaagaaagaaagaaagagagacatgtgAGAGAGAAGAAGCAGGGGGCAGAGAAAGATCAAGATAAAATAGAAtgaaagacagaatgagagagagagagagagagagagagagagagagagagagagagagagagagagagagagagagagaggaacaaagagaaagaggtaATAGAGTTATCGGGAAGGCTAGGTGTGCAGAATTCATCAAACTAgtcccacgtgtgtgtgtgtgtgtgtgcacttgtgtgtgtgtgttacctatgCAGGGACCGAAATGTAAATCCAGGTCAAACTGTCTCAGCTCCTGCAGTTCCATCTCTCTGACAGAGAGCGGACCTGGCTCAGTCTCTGATTGGTCCAGAAACAGGAAAAAGTTTCAGGTTGACATGCCAAAT
The Hypomesus transpacificus isolate Combined female chromosome 22, fHypTra1, whole genome shotgun sequence genome window above contains:
- the pold4 gene encoding DNA polymerase delta subunit 4; the encoded protein is MTTKRRLITDSFKVVKKARRGGKKEKQPPPSPPQKETEPGPLSVREMELQELRQFDLDLHFGPCIGISRMQRWERASLHGLNPPEEIKELMLTRDTDLDYTHCLWSGYPL